One Candidatus Annandia adelgestsuga genomic window, AATAATTAAATTTAATAAATATATATTTATTAATTAAATTTTAATATTAATAAATTTAAACTATAGGTATTTAATTTTGTATAAAAAATATGATTCTTCTAATATTAAAATATTGAAAGGTTTAGATGCGGTTAGAAAAAGACCAGGTATGTATATAGGAGATACTGATAATGGTACTGGTTTACATCATATGATTTTTGAAGTATTAGATAATTCTATAGATGAATCCTTAGCTGGTTATTGCAATAAAATTGTAATAACAATTTATAAAGATAATTCAATATCTATATATGATAATGGTCGTGGTATTCCTGTTGATATTCATAAAGAAGAAGGGATTTCAGCTGTAGAAGTTATTATGACAATTTTACATGCTGGAGCAAAGTTTGATAATAATTCTTATAAAATTTCTGGAGGATTGCATGGTGTAGGTATTTCTGTAGTAAATGCATTATCTGAAAAATTAGAATTAATTATTTATAATAAAAATAAAATGTATAAACAAATATATTATAATGGAATTCCTAAAACATCATTAATTTTTATTAATAAAACTTTAAAAAATGGTACTTATATAAGATTTTGGCCAAATAAAATAATATTTAATAAAAATTTTATATTTGAAAATAATATTATAAAAAAACGTTTATTAGAATTATCTTTTTTGAATAGTAATATTAAATTAATATTTTATAATAAAAAAAAAAAAATAAAAAAAATTTATTATGATAATGAAGGTATTGAAGGGTTTATTAAATATTTAAATAAAAATAATAATATAATAAATAAAAAAATATTTTATTTTTGTTCTAAAAAAAATGATATTTCAATAGAAATTGCTATGCAATGGAATGATAATTTTAAAGAAAAAATATATTGTTTTACTAATAATATTTTTCAAATTTATGGTGGTTCACATTTATCAGGTTTTAGATCTTCTATTACAAGAAATTTAAATATTTATATTAAAAAAGAAAAAATAAATAAAAAAAAAAAAATAAATATAATAGGAGATGATATTCGTGAAGGTTTAGTATCAATAATTTCAGTAAAATTATCAAATCCAAAATTTTCCTCACAAACAAAAGAAAAATTGATATCTTCTGAAGTAAGACATGTAATTGAATCACAAATAAATGAATATTTTATGGAATATTTATTAGAAAACCCTAATGATTCTAAAAATATTATTTATAAAATAATAGAAACTGCAAAAATAAGAGAAACAACAAAAAAAATAAAAGAATTATCAAAAAAAAAAAATGATTTAAATATAATGGGGTTACCTTTAAAATTATCTGATTGTCAAGAAAAAAATCCATCTTTATCAGAAATATATTTAGTTGAAGGTGATTCTGCTGGTGGTTCTGCAAAACAAGGAAGAAATAGACAAAATCAAGCAATTTTACCGTTAAAAGGAAAAATTTTAAATGTAGAAAAAGTTAATTTTGAAAAAATATTAAATTCAGAAGAAATATTAACAATAATAAATTCATTAGGGTGTGGTATTGGAAAAAATAATTATAATATAAAAAAGTTAAGATATAATCGTATTATAATTATGACTGATGCCGATGTAGACGGATTACATATAAGAACTTTATTATTAACTTTTTTTTATCGTCAAATTCCAGAAATAATAAAATTAGGATATGTATATATAGCACAACCACCATTGTATAAAATTAAAAAAGGAAAAAAAATAAAATATATTCAAAACAATAAATCTATGTATGATTATATATTTTCTATTTCATTAAATAATATAACTCTTAAAATTATAAATAAAAATGGTAGTATTTATAATATAGAAAACAATGAATTAAAAGAATTAATTGTTAATTATAATAAATTATATTATATTATTGATAATTTAAAACATTTATTTTCTAAAAAAATATTAATATATTTAATACAACAATCAAATTTAAGTAATTTAAAAAAATTAGATGATGTTAAAAAATGGGTTTTAAATTTTAAAAAATTTTTAAATATTAAAAATAAAAAAAAATTTAAATTAAGTATAAAAAAAAATATACATTTAAATGTATTTGAACCAATATTATGTATAATAAAAAATAATAAATTTAATAAATATTATAAATTTGATTATAAATTTTTATTAAGTAAAAATTATTTAAAAATGTGTATTTTAAATAATAAAATAAAAAAAATTAAAAATAATGTAGCAATTATTATTAAAATTAAAAAACAAAAAAAAATATTTTATAAAATGAAAAATGTTATACAATTTATTTTAAAAAAATCTTTAAATAATATTTCTATACAAAGATATAAAGGGTTAGGAGAAATGAATCCTAAACAATTATGGGATACTACTATGAATCCTAATAAAAGAAAAATGTTAAAAATAAATATTAAAAATGCTATATCCGCTGATAAATTATTTAAAAAATTAATGGGTGATTCAGTAAAAAAAAGAAAAAATTTCATAAAAAAAAATTATTTTTTAGCATCTAATATTGATATTTAATAATGCC contains:
- a CDS encoding DNA gyrase subunit B — translated: MYKKYDSSNIKILKGLDAVRKRPGMYIGDTDNGTGLHHMIFEVLDNSIDESLAGYCNKIVITIYKDNSISIYDNGRGIPVDIHKEEGISAVEVIMTILHAGAKFDNNSYKISGGLHGVGISVVNALSEKLELIIYNKNKMYKQIYYNGIPKTSLIFINKTLKNGTYIRFWPNKIIFNKNFIFENNIIKKRLLELSFLNSNIKLIFYNKKKKIKKIYYDNEGIEGFIKYLNKNNNIINKKIFYFCSKKNDISIEIAMQWNDNFKEKIYCFTNNIFQIYGGSHLSGFRSSITRNLNIYIKKEKINKKKKINIIGDDIREGLVSIISVKLSNPKFSSQTKEKLISSEVRHVIESQINEYFMEYLLENPNDSKNIIYKIIETAKIRETTKKIKELSKKKNDLNIMGLPLKLSDCQEKNPSLSEIYLVEGDSAGGSAKQGRNRQNQAILPLKGKILNVEKVNFEKILNSEEILTIINSLGCGIGKNNYNIKKLRYNRIIIMTDADVDGLHIRTLLLTFFYRQIPEIIKLGYVYIAQPPLYKIKKGKKIKYIQNNKSMYDYIFSISLNNITLKIINKNGSIYNIENNELKELIVNYNKLYYIIDNLKHLFSKKILIYLIQQSNLSNLKKLDDVKKWVLNFKKFLNIKNKKKFKLSIKKNIHLNVFEPILCIIKNNKFNKYYKFDYKFLLSKNYLKMCILNNKIKKIKNNVAIIIKIKKQKKIFYKMKNVIQFILKKSLNNISIQRYKGLGEMNPKQLWDTTMNPNKRKMLKINIKNAISADKLFKKLMGDSVKKRKNFIKKNYFLASNIDI